A single Oncorhynchus tshawytscha isolate Ot180627B linkage group LG01, Otsh_v2.0, whole genome shotgun sequence DNA region contains:
- the LOC112253529 gene encoding cullin-9 isoform X4 gives MVGERRNGNLLVQLGTKLQAYPEELIRQRRTHDGQTEYLIRWCLLAIDDGSGSGGGSNEAGGGGGSSSGVGGSSGSTSGESKTENILMWMSTEDVYANCPTLLGKRKADTQRPLQEEERPSGEFPADVTFDEVELSDMKDDVKNLVTRARKQMAKKSDFAISITHTIHVLSAYASIGSLVGVFKETGALDLLMELLCNKERQTRRSAGKMLRALASHDAGSRAYVLLSLSQQDGIEQHMDFDNRYTLLELFAETTSSEEHGISFEGIHLPQIPGKLLFSLVKRYLCVTSLMDKLNTAGVESSSERQDSAGSSSGTGHQPENLRVQREFEFTMAMANLISELVRVMGWDRNRQPPQSAGLVQGSACGEDREDEPPRRVVRSIFQPRFSASASASPATAAASNMAATTPPKKKTSNGFKTRTDFASRSAYVEYVQENLKSGMLVRMLEDYEEVSAGDEGDFRYSNDGSPPVQVYWTSLSRTYWVHWHMVEILGTGTSGQGEKDAQEKASSLTETIKLTTVSQTLFSKPPGGLYSLPYLAEGLQSDGATLSRAEWWEVLFFIKKLEPKQQQEINNILRQSLDEQMSDVDEATLIQLSVPGEVARKMLHYLKQTLQNSCLWDLLCSHAFSKHYLRRGGGGLEDDELLPDGSLGSSGLGGGRGNSSSDATATASSSSAMGSLSKKPKKESPTDYCSDTESELPMEDESNYPEDLKEKMKVFNNPKVQGKKTALEKLGEVVDIMKKSGSDPVQQLAGIKFIIQVLEDEGPQERSTLRTDAVQTIRDKVLKLLVEILSGQPKENVVSTLRLTRALMVKYEWRVSFATEGGVKAILSCMQEYPTVPQVQQVALATLMVITGASKHDLGSMSSCYLPLSESGTPMMLGVFASIGSATAEGSKGLLAAIPAGIELMLNTPRCMLSVRNGLLVIIMLISSSKSLAEQLVACDVSAVLKKCLAASRPVNMLAIIALNHISMVHKLEKKESKDELDFKDTELKMLVVSLKEMTATKEVILTLEQLLCDDASQLEEERNQVTRSRETYQDLVRLMDQHRADRAAQLSILRILNKFLDNYLEDLLPWHESIEPCLSSMTAFINDREVVQLLIRFLYRLASVNKDYAVVMCRLGTKDALGKALDKHSINLLLVTELRDLITDCEKYASLYKKMTTSVLAGCIQMVLGQIEEHRRSHQPINIPFFDIFLRNLCQGSSVELKEDKCWEKVEVSSNHHRANKLTDKNPKTYWESNGCTGSHFINIYMHKGVVIRQLAVLVASEDSSYMPARMVVLGGDDPTNINTELNTVNVPPSANRIVLLENMTRFWSIVQIRIKRCQQGGIDTRVHGFEVLGPKPTFWPVFKEQLCCRTYLFYTTKAHTWCQEILEDKAQLLQLFNKLNSALRHEQMFADRFLPDAEAAEALGRTCWEALITPIVQSITISETQVLSPLSWLLSEYLDNAESARRCKSRAAIFNSRVRRLTHLLVHVDTSRVDTEELKPPIKCKGINRSKDLKNGKEGKNKDAAAVSSSSSSNSVKPKMKNTSSIAGIALCWQGVVQRQVKKFLDSTCSLPDFVERYRNMYLRLKNAMEELFGQQTAFVLALRHGFSAALLQLSILTAMHVSERFAQYIDLMIQESGVDSGNVETLNQLQQFLEPMLFLSGLELANTFEHFYRYYLGDRLLGQGKVWLESAVIMQIGTCFPNRFPQQMLKNLSESEELQQEFHLYRLQQLDKTLQDVDEEMMDDQPSEPEEESEVKVLILSPRCWAVSSPCYMDNHSRYFPKQLCTYLAEFTDFYSNSQCMYNLTHSKPRRLQWTWLGHAELRYGTCTLYVSTLQMYILLQFNHQADVSVEALQQATGLSPTMLAHALSPLTAGKGILTQDSPDNNLVKGVLRLNKKALSQSLESHSYCYLLPKQTYLNVDEDAARSLERKRNFIYCLIIQIMKAEKEMHIDNLVFRVLDTCQKREVTRSPGSVRFSCSTTDVLSCVMHVISKGYIRRNEDSPHIVEFLPEDPSTPQKGQAHFSFSKAELKNNPSSSNADISLEGIIAAPPSAEDGVLEAVLLSMGRTMNQEEVRQLMQRTVQQVSGTLSLDLDRAEHLLVHCKWNMDVLIQRYTDDPDSLVLAAGLKGLNPQPPPSPVASCPVCLISQTGEAEPAPTLCCMHYCCRSCWQEYLTARIEQNLVMNCNCPITDCRAQPTSQFFFNILTDKDTIAKYENALLRGYVECCSNLTWCTNPLGCDQILCKENIGSMGTCSKCCWSSCFSCNFPEAHYPASCSHMSQWMDDGGYYEGMTMEAQSKHLAKLISKRCPSCQAQIEKNEGCLHMTCAKCNHGFCWRCLKPWKPTHKDYYNCSAMVSKAARQEKKFQDYNERCTFHNQAKDFAINLESKVSSINEALQMKSLTFVIDACKVLAQARKVLAYSCVYSYYNQDTEKMDVMEQQMEALELHTNALQILLEETLLQCTDLASCVRLLKPEHLNTGLELIRRIQERLVAILQHSTQQIIRVSSCLVSPNTGLSSGLQLQNGTGTGICSSFKSL, from the exons GGAGCCGTGCCTATGTGCTCCTGTCCCTCAGCCAGCAGGACGGTATTGAGCAGCACATGGACTTTGACAATCGCTACACCCTCCTGGAGCTGTTTGCAGAGACCACCTCCTCTGAGGAACATGGCATCTCTTTTGAGGGGATCCACCTCCCTCAG ATCCCAGGGAAGCTGCTGTTCTCCCTGGTGAAGCGCTACCTGTGTGTGACGTCCCTGATGGACAAGCTCAACACGGCAGGGGTGGAGTCGAGCTCTGAGCGGCAAGACTCAGCAGGCTCCTCCTCAGGGACAGGCCACCAGCCGGAGAACCTGCGTGTCCAACGAGAGTTTGAGTTCACCATGGCCATGGCTAACCTCATCTCTGAGCTGGTGCGCGTCATGGGCTGGGACCGCAACCGGCAGCCGCCACAGTCAGCCGGCCTGGTCCAGGGCAGCGCCTGCGGGGAGGACCGGGAGGACGAGCCGCCCCGCCGTGTGGTGCGTTCTATCTTCCAGCCTCGCTTCTCTGCCTCTGCTTCTGCCTCTCCTGCCACTGCTGCCGCCTCTAACATGGCAGCCACCACACCACCCAAGAAGAAGACCAGCAACGGCTTCAAGACGCGCACAGACTTCGCCAGCCGCTCAGCTTATGTGGAATATGTGCAGGAAAACCTGAAGAGCGGCATGCTGGTCCGTATGTTGGAGGATTATGAGGAGGTCAGCGCTGGTGATGAGGGGGATTTCCGCTACAGTAATGATGGCTCGCCACCAGTGCAG GTGTACTGGACCTCCCTGTCTCGAACCTACTGGGTGCACTGGCACATGGTTGAGATCCTGGGCACTGGCACTAGTGGACAGGGTGAGAAAGACGCCCAGGAGAAggcctcctctctgactgagacCATCAAGCTCACGACTG TGAGTCAGACCTTATTCTCCAAGCCTCCTGGTGGGCTGTACTCATTGCCTTACCTGGCTGAGGGGCTGCAGTCTGACGGCGCCACCCTGAGCAGGGCCGAGTGGTGGGAAGTGCTCTTTTTCATCAAGAAGCTGGAACCAAAGCAACAGCAGGAGATTAACAACATCCTGCGTCAGAGCCTCGATGAACAG aTGTCAGACGTAGATGAGGCCACTCTTATCCAGCTGTCGGTGCCAGGCGAGGTGGCCCGGAAGATGCTCCACTACCTGAAGCAGACCCTGCAGAACTCATGTCTGTGGGACCTGCTCTGCTCCCATGCCTTCTCTAAACACTACCTGCGGCGTGGTGGTGGAGGCCTGGAAGACGATGAGCTGCTGCCCGACGGCTCCCTCGGATCCTCTGGCCTGGGTGGAGGACGGGGCAACTCCTCATCTGATGCCACCGCCAccgcctcttcctcctctgccaTGGGCTCATTGTCCAAGAAGCCCAAGAAGGAGAGTCCTACGGACTATTGCTCCGACACAGAGTCTGAATTGCCCATGGAAGATGAGTCTAACTACCCAGAAGACCTGAAGGAAAAGATGAAAG TGTTTAACAACCCCAAGGTGCAGGGCAAGAAGACAGCCCTGGAGAAGCTGGGGGAGGTGGTTGACATCATGAAGAAGAGTGGCTCAGATCCAGTCCAGCAGCTGGCTGGGATCAAGTTCATCATCCAGGTCCTAGAGGATGAGGGGCCTCAGGAGAGAAGCACCCTCAGGACGGATGCTGTCCAGACCATACG GGATAAAGTCCTGAAGCTTTTGGTCGAGATACTGAGTGGGCAGCCCAAGGAGAACGTGGTCAGCACCCTGCGTCTCACCCGCGCCCTCATGGTCAAGTACGAGTGGAGGGTCTCCTTTGCCACTGAAGGTGGCGTCAAAGCTATCCTCTCCTGTATGCAGGAATACCCCACTGTCCCACAGGTCCAGCAAGTCGCTCTGGCT ACTCTGATGGTTATCACAGGTGCCAGTAAGCATGATCTGGGCAGTATGAGCAGCTgttatcttcctctctctgagtctggcACACCCATGATGCTCGGTGTCTTTGCCAGTATTGGCTCTGCCACCGCCGAGGGCTCCAAGGGACTGCTGGCTGCAATCCCCGCCGGCATTGAACTGATGCTCAACACACCTAG gtGTATGTTATCGGTGAGGAATGGTCTGTTGGTGATCATCATGCTGATCTCTAGTAGTAAGAGCCTGGCGGAACAGCTGGTGGCCTGTGATGTCAGCGCTGTGCTCAAGAAGTGCCTCGCAGCCTCGCGGCCAGTGAACATGCTGGCCATCATTGCCCTCAACCACATTTCCATGGTCCACAAGCTGGAGAAAAAAG AGTCAAAGGATGAGTTGGACTTCAAGGACACAGAgctgaagatgctggtggtgagcCTGAAGGAGATGACGGCAACCAAGGAGGTGATCCTGACGCTGGAGCAGCTGCTGTGTGACGACGCCTCCCAGCTAGAGGAGGAGCGCAACCAGGTGACCCGCAGCCGAGAGACCTATCAGGACCTGGTGCGCCTCATGGACCAGCACCGAGCTGACCGGGCCGCGCAGCTCTCCATCCTCAG AATATTGAACAAGTTCTTGGACAATTACCTGGAGGATCTGCTTCCATGGCATGAGAGCATAGAACCATGCTTGTCTTCTATGACCGCATTCATCAATGACCGTGAG GTGGTCCAGCTGCTCATCCGCTTCCTGTATCGCCTGGCCTCTGTGAACAAAGACTATGCCGTGGTGATGTGTCGTTTGGGCACGAAGGACGCCCTGGGCAAGGCGCTAGACAAGCACAGTATCAACCTGCTGTTGGTCACAGAGCTGCGGGACTTGATCACAGACTGTGAGAAGTACGCCAGTCTCTACAAGAAAATGACCACCAGCGTTCTGGCTGGTTGCATACAG ATGGTTTTGGGCCAAATAGAGGAGCATCGGCGAAGCCACCAACCAATTAACATCCCCTTCTTTGACATCTTTCTGCGCAATCTGTGCCAAg GATCTAGTGTGGAACTCAAGGAGGACAAGTGTTGGGAGAAAGTGGAGGTTTCCTCTAATCACCATCGAGCCAACAAGCTCACTGACAAGAACCCTAAAACGTACTGGGAGTCCAATGGCTGCACAGGTTCCCATTTTATCAACATCTACATGCACAAGGGGGTGGTGATTAG GCAATTGGCAGTGCTTGTGGCCAGTGAAGACTCCAGCTATATGCCTGCCCGCATGGTAGTACTTGGAGGAGATGACCCCACAAACATCAACACAGAGCTGAACACA GTCAATGTGCCTCCTTCAGCCAATCGCATTGTGTTGCTGGAGAACATGACCCGCTTCTGGTCCATTGTGCAGATCAGGATCAAGCGGTGTCAGCAG GGTGGCATTGACACAAGGGTCCACGGCTTTGAGGTGCTGGGACCCAAGCCCACCTTCTGGCCCGTGTTCAAGGAGCAGCTCTGCTGTCGCACCTACCTCTTCTACACCACTAAGGCCCACACCTGGTGCCAGGAGATCCTGGAGGACAAGGCCCAGCTGCTGCAGCTCTTCAACAA ACTGAACAGCGCTCTGCGACACGAGCAGATGTTTGCTGATCGTTTCCTGCCTGATGCCGAGGCAGCGGAGGCTCTGGGACGTACCTGCTGGGAGGCCCTCATCACCCCCATCGTACAGAGCATCACCATCTCGG AGACCCAAGTCCTCAGTCCCCTCTCCTGGCTGCTCAGTGAGTACCTTGACAACGCAGAGTCAGCCAGGCGCTGCAAGAGCCGGGCCGCCATCTTCAACTCCCGCGTCCGTCGCCTCACCCACCTACTGGTTCATGTGGATACCAGCAGAGTGGACACAGAGGAGCTCAAGCCGCCCATCAAGTGCA AAGGTATCAACCGAAGCAAAGATTTAAAGA ATGGAAAAGAGGGAAAGAACAAAGATGCAGCcgctgtctcctcttcctcctcctccaactctgTCAAGCCGAAGATGAAGAACACCAGCAGTATTGCAGGGATAGCACTGTGTTGGCAGGGCGTTGTACAGAGACAG GTTAAGAAGTTTTTGGACTCTACGTGCAGCCTGCCAGACTTTGTGGAGCGCTACAGGAACATGTACCTCCGTCTGAAGAATGCCATGGAGGAGCTGTTTGGCCAACAGACAGCATTTGTGCTGGCTCTCCGCCACGGCTTCTCTGCTGCTCTCCTACAGCTCTCCATCCTCACTGCCATGCAC GTGAGCGAGCGGTTTGCCCAGTACATCGACTTGATGATCCAAGAGAGTGGAGTGGACTCTGGCAACGTGGAGACTCTTAACCAGTTGCAGCAATTCCTAGAACCCATGCTCTTCCTCTCCGGCCTGGAGCTGGCCAACACCTTTGAGCACTTTTACAG GTACTACCTGGGTGACAGGCTGCTAGGCCAGGGCAAGGTGTGGCTGGAGAGTGCTGTCATAATGCAGATAGGCACCTGCTTTCCCAACCGCTTCCCCCAGCAGATGCTGAAGAACCTGAGTGAGTCTGAGGAGCTGCAGCAGGAGTTCCACCTCTACCGCCTCCAGCAGCTGGACAAGACCCTTCAGGATGTCGATGAGGAG ATGATGGATGATCAGCCATCGGAGcctgaggaggagagtgaggtgaAGGTGCTGATCCTGTCTCCTCGCTGCTGGGCTGTCTCCTCCCCCTGCTACATGGACAACCACAGCAGATACTTCCCCAAGCAGCTCTGCACCTACCTGGCAGAGTTTACGGACTTCTACTCTAACA gCCAGTGCATGTACAATCTGACCCACAGTAAGCCCCGGCGTCTACAGTGGACCTGGCTGGGCCATGCAGAGCTGCGCTACGGCACCTGCACTCTCTACGTCTCCACCCTGCAGATGTACATCCTCCTGCAGTTCAACCACCAAGCG GATGTATCTGTGGAGGCTCTTCAGCAGGCCACAGGCCTCTCCCCGACAATGCTGGCCCATGCTCTGTCTCCCCTCACAGCAGGGAAGGGCATTCTCACCCAAGACAGCCCTGACAACAATCTTGTGAAGG GAGTCCTGAGATTGAACAAAAAAGCTCTGTCTCAGAGTTTGGAAAGCCACAGCTATTGCTACCTGCTGCCCAAGCAGACCTACCTGAATGTGGATGAGGATGCTGCCCGCTcgctggagaggaagaggaacttTATCTACTGCCTCATCATCCAGATCATGAAGGCTGAGAAAGAGATGCACATAGACAACCTGGTGTTCAGA GTGTTGGACACGTGTCAGAAGCGGGAGGTGACTCGTTCCCCGGGCTCAGTTCGTTTCAGCTGCAGCACTACGGACGTGCTGTCCTGCGTCATGCATGTCATCAGCAAGGGCTACATCAGGCGCAACGAGGACAGCCCCCACATTGTGGAGTTCCTGCCTGAGGACCCCTCCACTCCCCAGAAGGGCCAAGCGCATTTCTCCTTCAGCAAGGCTGAGCTGAAGAATAACCCCAGCAGCAGCAACGCTGACATCAG CCTGGAAGGCATCATTGCAGCCCCTCCGAGTGCAGAAGATGGAGTCCTGGAGGCTGTCCTATTGTCCATGGGCCGGACCATGAACCAGGAGGAAGTCCGGCAGCTGATGCAGCGCACCGTCCAGCAGGTCTCTGGCACTCTGAGTTTGGACCTGGACCGGGCTGAGCATCTGTTGGTCCACTGCAAGTGGAACATGGATGTGCTGATCCAGCGTTACACAGATGACCCAGACTCCCTGGTTTTGGCTGCCGGGCTAAAGGGCCTGAACCCCCAGCCACCCCCTAGCCCCGTGGCCAGCTGCCCCGTGTGCCTCATCTCCCAAACAGGGGAGGCAGAGCCTGCCCCCACCCTCTGCTGCATGCACTACTGCTGCCGG TCTTGCTGGCAAGAGTACCTTACGGCCAGGATTGAGCAGAACCTGGTGATGAACTGCAACTGTCCAATCACTGACTGCCGTGCGCAACCTACTTCTCAGTTCTTCTTCAACATCCTGACCGACAAAGACACCATTGCCAAG TATGAGAACGCGCTCCTCCGGGGCTACGTGGAGTGCTGCTCCAACTTGACCTGGTGCACCAACCCCCTGGGCTGTGACCAGATCTTGTGCAAGGAGAACATCGGCAGCATGGGAACCTGCTCAAAGTGCTGCTGGTCCTCCTGCTTTAGCTGCAACTTCCCAGAG GCTCATTACCCAGCCAGCTGCAGTCACATGTCCCAGTGGATGGACGATGGTGGCTACTACGAGGGTATGACCATGGAAGCCCAAAGTAAGCACCTTGCCAAACTCATCTCCAAACGCTGCCCCAGCTGCCAGGCCCAGATAGAGAAGAACGAAGGCTGCCTTCA TATGACCTGTGCCAAATGTAACCATGGATTTTGCTGGAGGTGTCTCAAGCCATGGAAACCAACCCACAAAGATTACTACAATTGCTCAGCTATG GTGAGTAAAGCAGCAAGGCAGGAAAAGAAGTTCCAAGACTACAACGAGAGATGCACTTTCCACAACCAGGCCAAGGACTTCGCCATCAATCTGGAGAGCAAAGTCTCCTCCATCAATGAAGCCCTCCAAATGAAGTCATTGACATTTGTTATTGATGCCTGCAAAGTACTTGCTCAAGCTCGCAAG GTGCTGGCCTACTCGTGTGTGTACAGCTACTACAACCAGGACACCGAGAAGATGGATGTGATGGAGCAGCAAATGGAAGCCCTGGAGCTTCACACCAATGCTCTACAGATCCTGCTGG AGGAGACCCTGTTGCAGTGTACTGATCTAGCATCCTGCGTCCGTCTCCTGAAGCCTGAGCACCTCAACACTGGCTTGGAACTCATCCGCCGCATTCAGGAGCGTCTGGTGGCCATTCTACAACACTCGACCCAG CAAATCATTAGGGTTTCctcctgtctggtctctccaAACACAGGACTTTCGAGTGGGCTACAACTCCAAAACGGGACAGGAACAGGAATCTGCTCAAGCTTCAAATCTCTCTAA